In one Triplophysa rosa linkage group LG13, Trosa_1v2, whole genome shotgun sequence genomic region, the following are encoded:
- the gpc4 gene encoding glypican-4, whose protein sequence is MKLIALFTVCLSVVVLASAQAEQKLKNCNEVRTAYSSIGFNVNDVPNKGVHGSHLKVCPQGFSCCTLEMEEKLSQQSRTDLKAPIHQLSSNLQSTFTQRHRHFDQFFRELLNNAEKSLNDMFVRTYGLMYVKNAELFKHFFQELRRYYSHGSSAVNLDDMLAEFWTELLERMFRLVNVQYEFNDSYMECVSRHMEQLKPFGDVPRKLRLQLTRSFIAVRTFTRGLALMPEVVGKVSTVSASPSCVRAAMKMLYCPYCTGQVALKPCKNYCLNVMRGCLANQADLDAEWNNFLDAMLGLAERLEGPFNFESVIDPIDVKISDAIMNMQENSIQVSQKVFQGCGQPKPNTAFRTKRSAKDSGFPGRFRPYSPEARPTTAAGTSLDRLLTDAKKKLKHAKKFWSTLPDTVCVGDRVTPGDECWNGTAKSRYESVVMGSGLANQVSNPDVEVDITKPDMVIRRQIAVLKEMTSWLKAAYTGNDISFNNEDAGSGEESGSGCDAPSCDSDGDIYFSTPSPIKPRIIKTKSNDPSSGGTQLAPCILALAAAALLLALLTLHTR, encoded by the exons gaTCCCATCTGAAAGTCTGTCCCCAAGGTTTCTCTTGCTGTACTCTTGAGATGGAAGAGAAGTTGAGTCAGCAGAGCCGCACGGACCTCAAAGCGCCCATCCATCAGCTCAGCTCCAACCTGCAGAGCACCTTCACCCAGAGACACCGTCACTTTGACC AGTTCTTTAGAGAGCTGTTGAACAATGCTGAGAAATCCCTTAACGACATGTTCGTCCGGACCTACGGCTTGATGTACGTAAAGAACGCCGAACTTTTCAAGCACTTCTTTCAAGAGCTGCGACGATACTATTCTCACGGGAGCAGCGCCGTCAACCTGGACGACATGTTGGCGGAGTTCTGGACGGAGCTTCTGGAGCGCATGTTCCGGTTGGTCAACGTTCAGTACGAGTTTAATGACTCGTACATGGAGTGCGTCAGCAGACACATGGAGCAGCTCAAACCCTTCGGCGATGTCCCGCGCAAGCTCCGCCTACAGCTGACACGGTCCTTCATCGCAGTCCGCACGTTCACCCGCGGCCTGGCGCTCATGCCCGAAGTGGTGGGCAAAGTCTCCACG GTAAGTGCGTCTccgagctgtgtgcgtgcgGCTATGAAGATGTTATACTGCCCGTATTGTACCGGCCAGGTGGCATTGAAGCCCTGCAAGAACTACTGTCTCAACGTCATGCGTGGCTGCCTGGCCAATCAGGCCGACCTGGACGCAGAATGGAATAACTTCCTGG ATGCCATGTTGGGTCTTGCTGAGAGATTAGAGGGGCCATTCAACTTCGAGTCCGTCATTGATCCCATAGACGTGAAGATTTCGGATGCCATCATGAACATGCAGGAGAACAGCATACAGGTCTCACAGAAG gTGTTCCAGGGTTGTGGGCAGCCTAAACCCAACACGGCTTTCCGAACAAAGCGCTCTGCTAAAGACTCAGGGTTCCCCGGGCGTTTCCGACCCTACAGCCCTGAAGCCAGACCCACCACTGCAGCTGGCACCAGTTTGGACCGATTG TTGACGGACGCCAAGAAGAAGCTCAAACACGCCAAGAAGTTCTGGTCCACGCTTCCAGACACAGTCTGTGTTGGAGACAGGGTCACCCCGGGTGATGAGTGCTGGAATGGCACCGCCAAAAGCAG GTATGAATCTGTCGTTATGGGCAGCGGCTTAGCCAATCAGGTGTCAAATCCTGATGTGGAAGTTGACATCACCAAACCAGACATGGTCATTCGTCGTCAGATTGCGGTGCTGAAAGAAATGACCAGCTGGCTTAAAGCTGCCTACACTGGCAACGACATCTCATTTAACAATG AGGATGCCGGCAGCGGAGAGGAAAGTGGAAGTGGCTGTGACGCCCCCTCTTGCGACAGCGATGGAGATATCTACTTCTCCACCCCGTCACCCATCAAGCCACGTATCATTAAGACTAAAAGCAACGACCCGTCCTCTGGTGGAACCCAGTTGGCACCCTGCATCCTGGCACTGGCAGCGGCGGCTCTCCTGCTGGCCTTGCTCACTCTCCACACAAGATAA